The Dysidea avara chromosome 11, odDysAvar1.4, whole genome shotgun sequence genome includes the window CCTGAAAGTCCACAATATATGGATAGATATCTCTGCTTAAATTTCCAAATACCACCTACAGCTATCCATCCATTACACTGCATACTGCAATACTGGTAACAACATCATGGAagtttgtatgtttgtttgcACATACAGAATTGATTGATAGCAATGGAACATGTTTTTAGCACTTTAATAAAGGTAGACCTGTTGGTTTTGTGCTAGATATAGCTGGAAGTGATCAACAATGAATAAATATTACACTACGGAATAATagaattttgtatttgtaattcatatacaaatacaaaatacaaatacatattTGTATTACACTACGGAATAaatattttgtatttgtaatgaTTCTCCAATTATGCTTGGTAAGGAAGCACCATTCGAGCAaaaccaacatattacacataggagttcttctcaactgttttatagcttgTCCATCATGCTTTTCATTTTCGTTCACATAATGGAGGGGACATGGCCCTTATGGTACCTCATTCAGTTGTTTAATGCCTGAAGTACCCAATGGACAAGTCATTCACAAAATCTGTTGCAGAGTTGCTATACCCGTATTTCAAACGAAAGCAAAGTTTACCTATGTAGAAGTTTATTACAGGCTTCAGTAGTCCTAGGCTGACTACTATTACCATTAAATggatttgctcatgtgggtgtgtatgGACAAACACAGAGACAGACAGATaggcacacacgcacacaccactCACTTGTAAAAACAAGTTACACAAATCAGGCATGTGCCCATCTGATTAACAAATAGAGTCAATCATCAAGACAAATTCTCAATGAAAATCAACAGTCAAAATCGAACATTTCTActgttttggatgggatttcattACATAATTACAATGGTACAAGCATATTATAAAATCAAGTTAGAACCATCAAATATTAATTATAGTATTATAGTTGACTTTATTAATACAACAGTTATTAGAGTGACGACCTCTTCCCCTTAATTAGAATACAAATGCATACCTTGATTGGCATCCCAGTACAGTGGAATCCAAATGGAAACAGACATTGTTTTCCCTTTAGCCTCTCATAACCAACTGCAAACTAGACAACACTACACCACTACCACCTTACCTACAATAACTCACATACCTCTGCCTACATACATTGTAGTAGTAAAGGATCAGTTAAAATAAAAGATATCTATATACCTTTGAAATGGTGAAGGTGTGACCGAGATGCAATTTCCCGTTCATGTAAGGGAATGGAAAAGTTGCAAAATATTTTTCATTCCTGTTACAACACAATAAATCGGCAAATGCTCAAGTTGACATATACAACTCACTCATCTCGAGGCTAAGAGAAATGCACAAATATAATTTCTACACACCACATATTTACAAAGGGTAGCCATCATATCATGATAAGGGCTTGCGGTAGTACGTGCCACCAAAATCAAGAAGTTTTATCAAtggagaaccatcattattgagaaagataaaaagtacataaaggAGCCCTCGGTCACATGTGACCAAAATATTTTCTTGATCTCAGCTATAACTACTCTTGATCTGTTAACAAAGGCCTTATATATTTTGAACACTGTTTGATTGTCACTTTAGCCAAGTGCTTGATTATCTGATGTACTACAAACCCCTTGATCTCTTGATTGCAATCGGACTGCCACTAAACCTATGGAAATGACTACCCCTTGATTTAGCACCATACCAGTTCGGTTGTTGGTGCATCTACTTCAAACACTTTTTCATCTTCCCATCTTTTTTGCACTTGCTTTTCTATCTCCCGTATTTTATCGAGTTTCGCGAACTAAAAACAACACAAATATATTTACTTGGAACATCTATGGGGCAATGCTTACAGAACCAGCGGTTGTAGAAACAGACATTTTTCTTGCTGACCAAACAAATCTGATGCAAGATATACAACTAGTAGGACGGTGCATCCATACACACGAGATGCCCACGTGTCGTGTGACTAGTAAATATTCTATCTAATGCGCCatgtgtgcgttctattagagtagtttgtataTTCCATATGAAGCCCACTGCAATATGCTTCCTTCAAAGACAATTTTAGCTACTCTGTGGGACAGTGTAAATTATACAAGGTATTCTTTTGTTAGAGAACCATTTGTTCTTGTTAATGTGTTAATGGTATGCACATTAGATGGCGCGTCATTGCAGCAGCGCAGCCATTGTTTCTCAGCCGGACCGTCCACCATTACCCTCATCAAATAAGGGAAACTCTGGCTAAACAGAGAGCGGAGGCTGCAGCAGTGAAAGAAGAGCTACCCCCATTGGTAAGACCCGAGTGTAGAAAATACACTATTAAAAGCAAAGGCCACCTCTTTTATAAGGCCACATGCACCtcgttatagtgaccatgtcaagtaagttccaaacatagctaaggtgtacttcattaataaggccacctcattatagtgaccagactatgtcaagtaagtcccaaacatagctttGGTGTActtccagaggaggttggtcacgcgtcATAATCCTATGATGCGAAATTATGCAACCAAGCATTGTTCTATGTAGCTAGGAAAGCAGTGCATTGCACTGAGAAAGCTTGTAATATCACTGGGACACTCTGGTATGGGTATACAATCCGTCCTTTAGAATATTAAGAGGTGTGAAGGTAGAATTAGTTCAACCCTtcctttgagatcacgagatgaatgatgacgcatgaccaacctcctctggtgtacttcatgaccttttTTCGGCCATTTTTGGTCCCATTAAGTGCAGTGTTGGGGTAACatgttaccaagagttcataatatatatatatatactgaggagagtatcctactctcatatacccctgtagaagggcgtgtcgtgaagttatgacgtagcacttctgagtttgcCCGTTTTTTATATAatcaatgatgtcattagttggaCATTGTATTGATTGAACGTGTGCCTAACAACGtggctagcaaccaaattaactccaactctaagcgtttctcaccaaactacaatcgctccttcatgggttaagaccgcttcgtaggagtttcttgctaggccattcgcgaatacggctattcTGAGCGTCGCGAGTGTGAACTgatgctaacgattcttgcacttttatggctgcttGTACGtaacaaaccacaacatcttgttgttACATCATGACTTCACGATATTCCCTTCTATAGGGGTAtaatatgagagtaggatactctcctcagtatatatattatgaactcttgacattacgtaatattactttttgtggtaactaattatataacgaaatatgctataatataactcaagttactgtAGCCTGTAACTAATCTAATATTAAGTAATttcattactacaagtaacaaaattactaatctcattactgatcctctgagtaatgcctagccacaacaaagtgaCGAAGCCCACCTCgaattaatgaatgaagcttattgacCAGTTACTTTCTCTTGAAAACAATtttaaccaagatttacacattgtccaacaatccaatcatgtcacatgataaagtgCTGCAGACACAAAATATGCagtattattacagttactttattttatgggtaatatgtaactaactaaatagttttagtagtaatatgtaatgagttacttttaaaaagtaattgccccaacactgcgTATGTGAACATATTTAAAATGTTTTTACTGGTGCTCTTTTACAGGATATTTATGGGTGCATGAGAGACATCAAGTATAGTCCTCAGAAGTTGAATATGATTGCTGCACAGGTGAGGACATGTAGTGAGGCTGCTGACTGATTATTGGCAGATCATCATTCTGTTTAGGTTAGAAAACTAAAAATCAAAGACGCCATTACACAAATGGAGTTTTCAGAGAAGAAAGGTGCAAAGTTTATTAAACAAGTAAGTATTGATTTTATAGTCTGGTATACCAAGAGTAACCAAGAATATCGATATAAATGATTGCAGTTAAATTCATTCCTACAagcaatatacaaactcattgcacaactgtagagtttttctgctatcatgattagttcttacatgtgctggttggtgTACTATAACATGTGACCATATTTAGTAGCATTGTACAAGCTTACTACTATCTCTAAGACTTTATCATTGGTTAACCGtaactagcacattccctgcagcatactgataaggaatatagtatatgtactgtagaagaacataatagAGGGCTAGCaggactcaataaaaccaacctcagaatgtgtaaacaCCAACAATAcgtcagtccagtgttccagtccagtagtccagtccagtgattagttacacccctcAGAAAAATTGGACTTGGTTGATACATACTGCAATATTACtgatcactggactggaacagtagactggactactggactgatgTAGTTTTGGATTTTATACATGATGGATTTATTAAGTCACTAGCTAAATGCCTTCAGGGAACcctactaaatgctgaatacaAGCAGTGGAATGGGCAAAGCTGCACAGGGTAAGGAGTGACCAGTGTATTAACACTTTGAGACCAACCAAAAGTGTCCCACTTATCAGGTCAATTTACATGCTCAGGGATACTTgtgggaccattaccaagtgacCAGATTAGctaggtgtccttattttcaacTGTCCTGATTaataggttccactgtataagcaTTTTATAGCAGTGAAATCCTTAGAAGATAGTTGTTTTGGTTATTCCACTACTCATTTGGTAGGCCAAAGGTTCCCTGAAGACATTAACATAGCTAGCGTGGCTTACAAATCCATAacatgtgcaaaaaccaaaaatatgtcagtccagtagtccagtccagtgaatacTAACACCCTGGTGCATATACTATATCTTTATGCATAAATAATAGTAACCAAGAATATCAAATAGTCTATTAGCCTCTGATAAATGATTGGGTAAATTAACATGGATATGTAGTCTATATAGGTTGATGTATTGAGCTTAATTGGTCCACTAAACCAAAAGGGAAATGGCTAACACAAGAAATCTTGAAGCAGAACCTCATTTGTGCCACTAGCAAGCTAGAGTCATGCCAGGTCCTTTCCACACATAATAATTGGTTGAATAACATGATAAACTGGCAAACAAACAGCCCATTGCTGTCAAGTTACCATTTAACAAAGGTTGTGTCCAGGGGTCTGAactatttagttcaaggattcataggtagcacaaatatagtaaaatgatagCTATTGCTATAcattacaatctccaaaacgcaatactaagaagtgtataaatgttgtagagcataacaagtagtgag containing:
- the LOC136239627 gene encoding large ribosomal subunit protein uL22m-like, yielding MLPSKTILATLWDSVNYTRWRVIAAAQPLFLSRTVHHYPHQIRETLAKQRAEAAAVKEELPPLDIYGCMRDIKYSPQKLNMIAAQVRKLKIKDAITQMEFSEKKGAKFIKQVLEETQDKAVKEYFVTEPDNLYVQQSYVGKGEYLKAISYHGKGMHGIMHHGYAHYFLMLREGDPPVKKKKNPGNRTRELILKGPRLIPNAL